The DNA sequence tgacgaaaaaaaattttttgagtttcagttctaagtatggggaacccccaaaaaaaattttttttttctattgtgtgaaaatcttaatgcggttcacagaatacatctacttaccaagtttcaacagtatagttcttatagtttcggaaaaaagtggctgtgacatacggacggacagacagacagacatgacgaatctataagagttccgttttttgccatttggctacggaaccctaaaaatgtaggcgcgaagggatatcgtcccatagaaaatttagatttcgcgcctttttctactgacaagatttgcttggccATCTATATCTTATCTTCCGCTATTTTGCTAGCTACTTATAGAGCattgtttgtttaaaaatgGTTACGCAGTTTTCTTTTTTGTGATTTTTATCAAACAAACCTGatctataaataattttattgtggcACATTGTATGAACAATTTTTTTGCCGAAATTACTTATAACTAAAACGCGAAGGACAATTTTCAGATCGAGTCCTATCTGAGAAAGAATCCCAAAAAGTACGTTTTGAGACTTCATATTTTTTTGGCTACAAAAATAGCGGAAGTCGCTTCAGCTAAAAGACAGCCCAGTTACCAGCTTTTCTGATTACTCCGCAGACAATACATGAGGTCACTGGGAATGTGGGAATCTAATCTCCTCAAATAGAGTGTGAAAATCAGCGTAAGTATCTCACTTGTTGGCTCATAAAACGCTATTGTCAACTGAAATTCTAAAGTGCACCGCGAGGCCGTGTAAACAAACTACATAATATAACTCCAGATAACGTGTTTTGATAGACACCTGCCATTTGTGGAGCGTGTACTGGGGTGTTGATCCGTCTTTATAGTTAAAAACACTTAATAACTTTCAATAGAGAACAAAATACGACGAGAAGATAATTAAAACTTAACGCGGTCACCCCAAAGTATAAAGCCTTAAGGTAAAAAACTTTTGAAGTACCCATGGTACTGAGTATAATTTAAGTGTGTGCGAACTGTGCGAAGCATTTGACTCCGAGAAGagaattataagtattataacataACGTGGCTACCCCAAAGTATAAAGCCCTAAGTCGAAAAACTTTAAAAGTACCCATGGTACTGAGTAGAAGTGTGTGCGCAGTGTTTGAATTTTAACGGaatattaattacaattttgtaaacaatttgcaatgttttgtgcTTTTTTTAGTTTACTATATTTCTTATTATCCCTCAGTAATTTTATCTACATGTGCACTGAGTAGAAATACGACTAAGTATTAGGTTTGGGCTGTAAAGTGACAGTTCAAACTGAACAGACGGAAATCATGTCTCTGTCATCACAAGAGGTCTCCGCACCGCGACGTGGTAAATACCTACCTCACATTATTTCCTAGTTcttttaatgtaggtaactaCGATGGTGATATGTTATACGCGCAGGAGCCTCCGGAGGAATCAAATGTTAAGAACAATAGGGTATATTGTCGCTGAATTCAGGCGCTGCACATGAaactgtaaatattattatgtgcTTTTTGATAAATAACTGTGTGTCAGATTAATCTCAATGAAAGACTCTCAAGTAGGCCATTGTCATGATGAAGTATCTCTGTATTATGTAAATACTTACAGGTATTTACTTTACAaacaatttaatatttctacGTCGGAGGAATGAAAGAGAAATTGACGCTAAAAACTGTGCTGaatatctataaataaaattctcGCATTgggttttattataattttgtttcatCAAAACTAACCAACAAGTCCAACAACTGTGACTGCGGCAATTTGAAATGGCCTTTTTAAAGGATCAGCCTCATCGAAGTTTACGTTTAAGCACTGATTATAGTGATTATGCACTAAATTGTACGAATGTTGTGTGTGTCTAAAACGTAGCTCATTATACAACTCATAGTATCGCTATACAGCGAGGAAACGCGGCCAGGCTTCTGGGCATTCTGCCCGTTGACGGCGTTTTAGGGCAAAttttttacctgtagcataagttAGTGTAGTGTATATAGTAGCGTAGTAGGTAGGTTTAGTAAGgtttattatgttgtttttttagttttctgtGATAATAAACGACTATACACTCATAATCACTCACTTCGCGTAATCGCTGCATcataatcccataaattggaaTTTTAACACTTTACATATGTGACATTCCACGAGTAAAGGTACCTTAATGGCGGTCGGCGCTTACGTCGCGTAGCACCGCATTCGTATTGGAGCGAAGTTAATAATAGCATAAGCGCCAACCGCAAAAAGTACCTTTAACCACGTCACATATAGTTACTGTCATCTGACAGATCTTAATTTGTCACTGTACAGCAAACAGCCGCTGGAGTTGTGGACCCGACTACACAGCGCGCGGCGTGCTATTAGCAGAATGGGCGGGTACCGCACTTCTGGTGTTGTTAAGCTGTCTTCCAGCATGCGCTGGCGCGCCGCAGTATGCGCGCGCAGGCGCCGCGGGTCTTGCTGTAGCGCTGCTAGTTCAGGTACCTAATATACTGTCTAACACTTCGTCCATGACAACGCACTCTCAACGCTGACGGCCATAATTCGGTTTCAAAAATCTTATCGATATGTGCTAGAATTTGAACTCTATCACCTCGTTTTGGAAGCCGCACCTTACTCacctcaaataatttatttttgtgctacctACTTCATATCATGTCACGTAGCAATAATATTATGAAATCACTAAAAGGAGCTTTCAAATAGATCAGTCGGCAAGGAGTCCATCTTGAATACAAAACCTGTGTTCGATACCTAGGTGTCCAATTAGATAAACGACTGAGCATGAACGAACACGTCAAAAGCGTTGTAAGAAAAGCTAAAAGTGTCAGAGGAATGTTAGCACCTATAATCGGCTACTACTCCAATGTAAACATAGAAACCAAACTAAAGCTTGTTCAGGCATGTCTCCTGCCCATACTAGACTATGGAATAGTACAACTACTCCCTCGAGTAAGTAAGACGAACCTTTTAACGCTTGAAAGGCAATACCGCATGGCTCTTAAGTCTGCGGGAGGTTTTCCTCGTTCAATACCAACAGAAATGTTATGGGATTTACTAGATGAAGACCCATGGCATCTCAGAATTCATGACTTACACCGAGACATGCTAGATAAGCTAAATAATTTGTGCATCCCGGGACTAGAAAACCCTGGTCCACAATATATTAAATACGGCCAATACAACCCGATGATGTACAGCAACAGAATCGGCGAAATAGATTACGTCAGTAAAAAAGATAGACATAAATACGTGAGTAAAAGGAGTCTACCCTCAAGGGaacgcattttaaaataaaattaagtaacaattaaaaaaaaaagtgtaattaCATTACTAACGtaggttataagttataacactTTCCTGTGAGCTGCAAATTGGCTACAcgacataaaataaatgtatagatCTTTAAGACACATTACATTAAGGACACACCCCTTTTGGCGGACATATTTGTATGTAACaaaaatgataaataataaagaactttctattctattctattctattctattacagTATTCGGCtatcaggccccgtagacaacatgccaatcgctaacgtttcgtagcgaacgaaacgcagctGTCACTGTCTCTccaatatgaaagagtgatagagagatataaagcgattcgatggcgaagcgtcAGCGTTTGtcgccttggctaggccgccagtgcTTCACCATCtaattaatttttagggttccgtacccaaagggtaaaaacgggaccctattactaagacttcgctgtccgtccgtccgtctgtcgccaggctgtatctcacgaaccgtgatagctagagacagttgaaattttcacagatgatgtatttctgttgccgctataacaacaaatactaaaaacagaataaaataaagatttaagtggggctcccatacaacaaacgtgatttttgaccgaagttaagcaacgtcgggcggggtcagtacttggatgggtgaccgttttttttgcttgttttgctctattttttgttgatggtgcggaaccctccgtgcgcgagtccgactcgcacttgttttgtATTCCAGTGTTTCGACCACATATCCGGCGCCATGCTGAACCCAACCGTCCTCCTCGCAGCAATGCTATCTCGGCGCGTGGCGCCTGGCTTGGGCGCCGGCATGTTCGGCGCCCAGCTGCTGGGCGCCGTGACGGGCACCGGCCTGCTGCGGCTGCTGGCGCCCGGGTCTGACGCCGCTGACTTGTGTCTGACATTGCCTATGGATACCCTATCTGTGtacaaggtattttttttgtcaGAGGTGGAGGTAATTCTCATTGGATACTTCCGGCCCGGTATCCGGTAGCATGCCCGACTCGGCTAGTGTACTGGAGATTCTTCTCCCAGCCGACTACGGACTAAACCACTCCACCCTGTAGAGTATTTTGTTGTCAGAAACTCGGCGCTATCGGTATACGCGTTGTTTCTGGGTGTGTAGTTGTGTAGAGCTTAGCTATGCTGATGTTGTGTAGTCCCCGGCGTCCCCGATCGGAAATTGATCGCCTTTTATGTTCATTCTGGGGTTGGAGCTGCAGGTTCTGTCCCGGTGGCATTCCCACACTATTCTCCTCAAATCTTCTCTTTTCCTGcagaataaaggatgactcacgctagacgggGTCAGGCCCGTGCCGAGGCgaccgacatgtcattttctatgatggctgatcggtgatcaaaggtgctttccatagaaaacgaagcaccggaagctccggcccgaccCCGGCCCGgtatagcgtgagtcatccttaaaaggACATAGCTaagggtcagttgcaccaattacatcgaactgatcaacgtcactcaaAGAGATTGGTCACGATTCACGAACCAATGTCATGGATgtccatttaaaaaaatattagtaacCAATAACAACCTTATtaacctcaatttttttaattaacaggCGGTGTGCATTGAGGCCGTACTGGGAGGGCTACTGGCGCTAGCCAACATGGCGTCATGGGACCCTCGCAATCGACTGCTAGCCGACTCCTGGCCACTACGAATAGGTCTGAGTGTTGCTGGCCTGTCTATTATCGCGGTCCGTATCAACAAATACTTCTCTTTTGTTCTCATGATTAATGGATGTCACGACTGTGGACACTCTTCACCAGTGCTCTCCAAGCCGCTCTATCTGGTCCAGTATACATATAATAGCCTGGAATATGGCTTTAGTTTCTGACGTTATTGGTCACTCAACGCGTGTATTGCGTTCACAACGGGTAGTCTTTCGAACACAACTAAATGAGCAATACACGGGGTGAAAACATCTGACGGCTAAATTAGATAATTATTTACCTTTTCCTTTTATGATTTCTTTAGTGACAACTCTTGCAATATATTTTAGTTGACTCCTGAATGGGCTGAATGCTTCAAGTACCTAGATCTAGTCTTCATGGTGGCaacatacttactttactctttggtggCAACTCAACGATTGTGCcttatttgtatgaaaagcgCTGCCAAGTACGAAACTCCTAGACGAAATATTACGGTTTTTATCAAAAACTAAAATCCAACATATACCTACAATTAGCTAAATGTTTATCTCTTTCAAACCGTCTTCTTTCCGCACGCCCTATGTCCCAGTACACTATGTCCATTCAATATGAGattttaggtacctaggttAGGTTCTTCCTTTTATAAGTGTTTGTTTTCAGGGTCCCCTGACGGGTGCCAGTATGAACGCAGCGCGCAGCTTCGGGCCTGCACTGTGGAGCGGGAACTGGGAGCACCATTGGGTGAGGCACAAACGCCACAAACCCTTGACTCTAGCAAAAATtcgcacttttattttaaatatttcgcCATCATATCAAAACGACACCTCACGGAGTCTGAAGAGCAAAAGTAAATGTCATTATATCTCCACTTTCCGCGTAGTGGCTGGCCCttaataataatagtttttCAGATTTTTTGTAACAATTTTGTCAGCTTGAGTAACTGCCCCATTCCAAATTAACGGCTATCTAATCGTTCCCTACTCATTTCTAGTTTCTGTACTGACTCAGCGGCAAAAGGAGAGGCTTTATACAGTCGaccaaaaaaaacctatttatCTTTCAATTTTGGGGTAagtgcagtcagcagcagaagttgctaagcgggcaaggtgttcaaaattaccttgacacgctcttattctcttaacaataaagttgcgtcaAGATCAGCTTGAACACcgcgcccgcttagcaacttctgctgctgactgtactaaaaaaatacaatatctGGGTTTTCTGTAATGGTTATAAGCTTTTGGGGCCCCCTTCCCATCCGCGaaggtgtattttttttagttttaatacgTCCGCTCTCAGGTTAGAGGGTGTAcgtattttagttttaacacGTCACTTTCTTTCTGTCTAGATATACTGGGTGGGTCCTCTAAGCGGGTCACTCCTGTGCACGCTTCTCTACCGCAGCATATGGGCGGTCGACGGTATGCcgccggcgcgcgcggcgcccgACGTCAACGCAGCGTGGCCGCTGCGGCGCGAGCGCGTGTCGCTCGGTCCCGCGGTGGAGCCACATAAGACCCATTATTCCGTGTGAAAACGATTTTGAATGTTGGAATAAAAATCTTAATTTGCTTTAATTTCTACACCCCTGCTTACGACGTTGACTTTGACGTGTCAAAGTGTAAAGTTGATATaataaacgtcacattttcatagGAACTAGATTTTATGGTGATAATCCACACTTTGTCATAGCAAAATCTGTGCAgactgcagagttagcttggtc is a window from the Cydia amplana chromosome 6, ilCydAmpl1.1, whole genome shotgun sequence genome containing:
- the LOC134649111 gene encoding aquaporin-like yields the protein MSLSSQEVSAPRRANSRWSCGPDYTARGVLLAEWAGTALLVLLSCLPACAGAPQYARAGAAGLAVALLVQCFDHISGAMLNPTVLLAAMLSRRVAPGLGAGMFGAQLLGAVTGTGLLRLLAPGSDAADLCLTLPMDTLSVYKAVCIEAVLGGLLALANMASWDPRNRLLADSWPLRIGLSVAGLSIIAGPLTGASMNAARSFGPALWSGNWEHHWIYWVGPLSGSLLCTLLYRSIWAVDGMPPARAAPDVNAAWPLRRERVSLGPAVEPHKTHYSV